Sequence from the Hylaeus volcanicus isolate JK05 chromosome 1, UHH_iyHylVolc1.0_haploid, whole genome shotgun sequence genome:
CCCGTATTTTCAcgaccaaaaaaaaaaacactggtaataatataataactcGAGTTGTGTTGTCATAAAAATGTAGATTAACGTTTCGCGAAAGTACACAGCCTATATTATACGAGAAAGTATCTGTTTGCTGACAAATTTTCCGTTGGACGTATATGCGTGCACGGGCATTGATCGAAAAATACGGTGTCGCGACActataaatatctataaacTTGCATTAGGTATGCAACGTATTCTGCACGCGTTCACTATGATGTAGACACGATCTCGTACTTCTACCATGGCGAAATCGTTTCAAGTTCCGAATCCAAAGTTTGGCCATTTTTCTAGTTCGTTGTATAAACAACCGGATTACGTAGCTCGGTAAATGGAAAATGTACGGCCGAAACGACCGCAAAAACATGCCTCGAACCACGAGACGGTCAAGACGAAAAAAATGGGAGCAAGCGCGTGGAAAAGCATACGATGTCACGACATGACACAGGACGTTCAAGATTCCTTGCACGAATgtgtcgtgtcgtgtcgtATCGTGTTGTGTCGCGTAGGCGGTTCGTTCCGGATTCTTCGTCCACCTCTTCTTCTGCAATCCGTTGTTTAGTCAGTCTCTTTCGTCGGGCGCCTCCTCTTTCTTCGTTGCAGGCGTAGTAGGAACATGCTTTTGTGAAATCGTCACTTCGCCGACCCTGAGACGTCTCGAGAGTGGACGACTACATTGACTTTTCAACTTTTCAGACTACGCGCATCGCTATCGTACGCCACGATTTCTAGTTTACCACGACCTTCTATTCggaatctaaaaatatttctcatttttctctcttcgatcgatcaacataaaaaaaattaaacaatttttgtccGAGACAGCCtacatttgataatatttcgaGTCGAAATACAATAAATCGTAAAAggattagatttagatttagatttagaattattcaatataatttcagATATTCGGAAGTGTGATTTACGTCCATAGCCTCGGGAACGTATGCAGTTGCGAGCGCGTAACACAATTTTTGGagatgtattttcattttccttcttTCGGGAAAAATCTACTTCGAAAGTTCACCCGAGTCGTGTGACATTTCGAAATTCGTTGTCTCATTGTACTATATAAAAGGTACTTTCGTACCTACCGATTTCTATTAGCGAATCGATCAAAGTATTCGGTAATTACTCCTATTTCCGATTATACTAAGTGATAACAAGTAAACGATAAACAAGCCCCGGAGACAAGCAAACTGATGGCATTGCGTAACGGCCAGAGAAATTTCGTTGGTCGTTCTGTCAcgagtttaaaataaattaccgcGATGCAGGCCGATGACCTGGCCCGCCCAGCACGTGCAAAAATCTTTTTCTCCCTCTAGCAGCTTGCCACACGCGGAGCCAAAAGCATAGGAAGACAACGATTCTCTCGGAAAGGTTCGCAGCCGAAATAACGAGATTATAACATCTCGAAGAATGTTTTACGCTTGCGTTTATTTCTTCCTCCGTGTTCAAGTATTATTTCGAGCCATGTCTCGTCCGATATATCAGCTAGGAAATCGTAATCTGttccgttaaataaatttcaagagAAACGTACGCTACTTCGAAATGCCTCGATCCTAAGTACGCATTAAAATGTATCGCGACGATATCGCTACAACCCAACAGGGGATttacgtatgtatacatatatcttgAAATGAAAACGTTAATGCAATTTGATAAAAGGTCCGAGATAATTTTCCTTGCGGCAAGACACCATTGTTCAATGTTGTTTGCGTAAAACGTGTCGAGATTCGCGAATACACCATCAACAATAATAGTAACGCTCTCCCGCTGGGTGGGACAGCGAGTGCACTTAGAAGCGCAGCGGTTGTACTTGTTGATGTTTTAACAACTTCACGTGCGAAAATGGAATGCGAAGAGCAACACTTTTAACCCTACCGATACCATCGTCGCGACGTTTCGCGATTCGACAAACTAATTGCGGGTATAATCTTGTCGTCTTCGTAAAACGATCAAATCTatgggaattaattccaagtAAACGAATGCAAGCCTCTGGTATAGCCAACCATTCGCGTTTTGGCTCGGATACCACAAGACGAAACAACCTTCTCGCAATAATTGCCGCTAGCAAATTTTGTGGCTGAATGAACCGACCAGTTTCGAATTCGTGGCCCGGAGGTTTCGTGCAAGCCGCACTTTCGAGAGAGCATCGAACAGCATTACAAATTGCAACGCACGCACAGCCTTATACGGATACGAGAAAGCGAGCTCTGGCTTCTCTCCCTTCCTCCTCAGCCGTTAACCCGACCGATCCGGACCGTGGAACCCGGTCCTGGACATCAAACAGGACCAGATATGCCGTGTTGCAGCGCCGAACTGGTATACGTGCGGCTCTGCACAGCTCTCTCCGAACCAGGTGCAATCGACAGGTCGCTACCGATGCCGTTGCAACCGCGGGATGTATTCATTTATCGATAATCGTggaatcgaaaataaatatacgttacGTACAAATTCTGTCGAAATCAATCAAAATCACCTTTAGAAATCTCTACCTTTTATTCGCTTGTACACATCTCCAGTTACTCGAGCAGAGACCTGCGccatttttatatcatatcAAGAAACGAATCGAGCGAAAGGGACCGAACAAACAGCTGGAGAGACAAAGGGatgaaaagaaggaaatgagGAGGTTAGCAaaggaaaaaatgataaaaacgGAAGTAAAAAGTTGGAAAGCTGCAACGCAAGCTGAAACGTGTCTGGAAAGAAGGGGGGTTCGAAGAGGAAAAGCAGAAAACCTAGGGCAGGCTAAGAAATAGGGAGAAAAGGGTACAAGAGAACCACCATCGCCGaggccgacgccgacgccgacgttacGTTCGGGGAGCGTTGGTATCGAGGGATGGATTCGTATTTAGCTATAGCCCCCTACGTTACCCGCCAACAACTTTCCGCAGCTTTCCGCAGCTTCCGATCTACCTGAAATCGCGCAGCGTTCATTTCGGTGCGACGAAAAGAGTTAAGATACGAGAACTAGAGAAAAGTGCATAGAtaggaaaaggaaaggaagaaagatCAAAGAGAAGAGGCATGTTCCAGTTGGCACGTAAAAATGGTAACATCGACTAGATTTTACCAATTTAAGAAACTGTTTCGCTCAATCCCATTTGCGGAGCTCTCGGCGAGGCTGTAAAATGCCTGATTCGAACGATCAATCGTTACAACTCTCTCTTTTCTTATTCTAACCTCGTCTCTCCGAACGAAAGGGATTAGCCAAATAAGCCTGGTTATCGTAATCTCAacgatttaacaaaattagtATTCATAcgtaaaacgaaattaattataattaattatctaaatatcttattttttactcgCTCGATAGACGGCATGGTTACGTCCTCCCCTTACAACGATAAGGTAACACAAGCTTACCCCTTAATGCATCCGCTGTTGTTGCCAGAAGACCTTGCAGACTTCTACTATGATGATGGATCAAATCGTGAAAATCCGCCCTGGCTTGATGTCTTAACTGTTCTTCGGCTTCTCGGTTGCAGCACAAGCCGTTGCAAGTTGCTGAAATAAAAGTagcatattaaatatgtatttaaaagcAAACAGTCAACTCCTTGGATGCGtctcttttcatttatttttaatcttcggCAACGGCAAATCGACATCGCGAGGATCGTGTAAATCGATTTCAAAAACCGCCGAACCATATTTTCTACGGGCAAATTTACCATgacataaaaatgtatcgcaTCGTCTCATCGTCTAGCACAATTACAGCATGACGCCGCCGCCGACGGCGATTGCTCGATAAAATACGATAGACTCGCATCTGTGTCGCAGAGGCCACGGATGGACAAACAGAACGAGGCTAACGGGATCCTCGAGAGGTCCTGGCTCGTTTCAATAGATCCTTTTGGCCTCATTCTACTTTTCATCCACCTCATCTTATTCACCAACGATCCTATCTCCTTGCCGCAATCTCGACTTCCGTTAAGTTAGCATCACAAAATCAGCTAACTCGAATCgaacctaatattattaattaatcgcaatttttcgaaatataaacTGCACTctcattttctcgaaaaatcgattatttttcttaaccGTTTCCTTAAAACAATGGACCTAAACGATGATTGATCAAATCGCCGCGGCGTAGGATAGTAATGATTTCACCGCTAGAGACACCGTCCCGGTCTCCTTCCCTTTATTCCCCTCTATTCGGTCCTTTTGTATCGGTCTTGAAGGAATGTCTTGACCGATCTAGGTAGCGCCACACGGATAACtcacctacctacctacctacctacctacctacttCAAACCATCTCGCTATTTTCCGCTCCGATTTTTCATGATTCATCGTTGCCGATCCATTCTTCGATCTTTCCGATATGGATACTTTTCGAACAGCCGGTACTCCCACCCCGAACTAACTTCTTGAAACAATATGCGAACGAGTAAGCGACACGAGAAATTGCATTCTGTCACGAGAATACAAATTCATCAGCGATAACAAATTTTCGCAATGATTTCGATAACGCTGTCGAAATATTCTACCTTCGCTATTCGAATCACTCGAAATGGCGGAAGCACCACGAATGAAACGGGAAAAAATAGtcaagaaaaagaacaaaaaggACCAACAACGAGAATCCCTCGGAACGGTTTACGATGCGTCAAGGTATGGTGCGTTCCATCGCGGGACTTTGGAACGGCTTCGTTCTCACGGCACCAAACTTTTCGTCTATTTCCTCTTTTTATGGCATGTATCCAACCATAAagggaatgaaattttgttgaacGCGTaagcgaagaaaataaaccGTTCGAGAGCGAtttctgtatacatatacgtcAGACGACGTACCGTTATCCTTTTCGACAaactaacaataataaaaagacaaCTATTTCTGTTGGACAGCGCGACACCGCGCCGACGCGACGTCGTTAAGTTTACGGGGCAAAAAGAAAGCGACGAAATCGCTTGGTCGGTTAAAATTAAGAACGTTAACATCGTTATACTTCGATCCCTCTCGATTTTCGCCGTTAGGTGTGATGCACGGCACTTGACGCGCGGAAGTGCATAAAACCGGAAGCTACATCAACGAGCCTTCGCCCTCGATTCGACGAGTGGTTACAGTCGTGCGAAGTGGGTTAGAATACGATCGTTccaagagaaaaagagagtgCGAGCGAGAGACAGAGTTACCATTCGTTCATTCAGCCTCTCGTGACCAGTAATTGCTTAGCAGAAAATCGGCACGCGATCGGTACCACGCAATGGTAATACCTTTTATGACTCGATTTCGCAGCCTTTAGGACGATAAAACCTGTTCGCGCTACGCAAACTTTCTCCGTATAGAAACCGCCGAATATTTGGCCAATGGTACCAGCTCATCTCCGTTATAAGTACAACATGTACAACATGTCTACGTTATAAGACGGATTTGATCGTTCTCACGACCATTGAGACGGGTTTTTACAACGAGTGCTCGAGCACCATTTGATGTAATAAAATCAAGTACCGTTTACTCTAACAACTCTACAAGATTACTAAACAAAACGTCATAATTAGAATCAAGAGGATGTAATCGAGACTTCCAGTTCCAATTCCATTTCCTACCTCTCAGATATTTGTCGTCAATTTTATTAGAGCCTCTTCAAAAGCCAAAAGTACTTGACAACAGTGTAATAAACGCTTCAATGGCTATTTACGGAGTACAATAGAATATCTATTATGTGAACACCCGGTATGCAAACCTTCTATTATATTccctattaaaatattgtatgtacgtgtgtgtacaaacgtttacatattttgttcgattatattaaattgacACGGTTCGTATAaaagacaattttattaaagaaacacgCGATGTAATTAAGAAACCATAGAAATGTATCATTGCcaatatttaaagtttaaacaaagaaacgaaaagttctattaaaaactatgctaaagaaatacaaatagcAGATACTCGGACAAATCGAGAAATTTTCTATCCTATAATATTACGGTTCGCTACTTTTACTTAAAGTGATACATATCGGTAACTCACTTTTCCCCGTATCCTCGGGCGCATTCTGCTTGGTGGCGACAATCGTGATACTCTTGCTCTCGAAAAAAGGCTTGACACGTTCGCAATCGGTGGACACGAAATCGGTATCGTTCTCTGGATGTTGGGCAGAACGCGTCGATCGAGACGACACGAGATCAAAGTAGCCGCATAATAGTATCAGAATTGACACAGGTGCCAGGATCGCGTGTCGATGCCtctgtattattttcattttgagcAACTAGCTGGCGACACGCGGGAACGGGGCCAGAAATCGACAGTAAAGAGAGTCGAACGACGATGGATGACCGGTAAATTTCGTAAATCGTGATTGTGGGAGACGAGCAAACACGAGCACAAACACGAACACGATCACGAACACGTAACACGATCACGAACACGAACACTAACACGAACACGGGCTGCGAGACGACTCAATTTCTCTGCctcctccttcttcttcttcttcttcttcttcttcggtcGCGTATTCGGCACAATCGTTCCAAGAGTCATCAACCGCGGGTCGAGAGACGCGGCTTCCTCTTTCTTTTGTCGTTCAACGAATCGCTCGCACTGCGAAACGTCACAGGGATGTTACTTGGAGTTGGAGCAGATCTCGAGACGTGCATTTGGTGCGATCACGATGGACGGACGGACGAAACGACGGCTACGAGTAATCGCGATATGCACCGTCCAGAGACCGCGCAACACCGTCTTATGGTCCGCACACATGCACACCCGACCACTTCGAGTACACCACAATAATAACCACACACATGCACGGCACGTCTGACCGCACGCAAGCAAGCATGCATGCATGCACTACGCGACGCGCGTTCCACGAGTAGCTCGATGCGACTGAAGCAAGTACCGAGACCGGCACAGTACACTCGCAATTCGACCGACCGGCACTCTCCCCTCTCTAACTTCACTCCCTATGATTCGTTCGCTACCCTATATCCCCTCCCAATCCACGCTAATCTACCGCTCAGCGCTCACCTAGTTCCTCGTTTACTCACGTTTACTTACCTGCCGCGACCGCGACACAGGCGATACTGCTCGTTGATCCTATCTGCTCCTATCATGTCCTTCGAGGACCTTGTATGCCGCCATTTGTCTTCGCCTTTTCCACctttatttccatttattctCACCTAAAACAACTGAAAATTATTCCCTACGTTGTTGTGTAATATCTCAGTCTGATGCATTTACTCGACACAGACTCTATACACTAACCTAACTAAccaatacaatataaatatgttgacgGTAATCCCAGCCTTCGTTGATGCTGTTGCAAACCAGGGAACTGCCTGCAGGTGAGTATGGTatagaaaataacgaaaaggtattttagaaataaaataatttatttcttgtaccCAGTTGCACTACTGTAAAGGCCATTTTATAAACGCGTCGagtcaaattttttcataataaaagtacaaaaaatatgtataaaaatagttaagaatatataaaagtacattATCTgtagaataattatataaatataatttgcgTTCTTCGTTGATTCACTTGCCATACGTTCAGTGCCTCGTATTCTTCGATGCAATCGTTAATTTGGTCGGGTTTAAATCCTTTACTTGTACATCGTTCCAGAATATCTGATACTTTAACAGTTTTCTTCTCACCCGCCAACTCTCGAATAAGGTGGAAGATTCGATTCATTGGATTCTGGTTTACGTTTGTTATCAACGTTTCGGAATAGTTGATAGAATGTTTAGACATCTCGATTAATCTATTCGCCTCGTCGATGTCTGGTTTTTCGACGACGTTTACTAATCTTAGACGGGCCAATGCAGTCGATAAACGTAGCAATGCTAGTAAATTACGAGCGGATGTAAAAGTTCTATCGTGACTATTACGGGTTGTCCTTCTCATTTCTACGTAAGattctaaaaataacaattatataaaactattacaaataatgttattaCTTGAGcatcgattcatttttttctttaattcgatCCAATTCCTTACCAACTATGTGATCTGTTAATTCTTCAGGAATTACAGGTTGTTtcgttttacataaaataatatactttctaattaaattcatatccAAGGCTTGCGATTCCATAGGAGGTTGTATACCGTGTTGATGAACGTAAGTTATATGTTTTGCCAATCTAGAGAAATATGTTTCTTTCATCACCgttttctcataaatatttagatacaACTACACATGTAAATACTAACTTTAAATCGTTACTACGATCTGCTCGATCCTGAATCAACCATAATAAATCGAATCGCGACAATAAAGCAGCAGGTAActgaatattttgttcaacTGTTCTCTTTGGATTATATCTACCATAAGCAGGATTTGCAGCAGCTAATATCGAGACTCTTGCATTCAAGCGAGTTGTAATTCCTGCTTTAGCAATCGATATTGTTTGTTGTTCCATCACTTCGTGAATAGCCGTTCTATCCGCATCTGCCATCTTATCGAATTCATCGATACAACAAACACCTTGATCCGCTAATACTAAAGCTCCTCCTTCGAGCATCATTTGACCGGTTAGAGGATCTTTCATAACGGAAGCGGTTAAACCAACTCCGGAAGATCCTCTTCCAGTTGTGTATTGAGATCGAGGTGCCAACCTTGTTATAAACGAAAGTAACTGCGACTTGGCTACTCCTGGATCACCcatcaaacaaatattgatattacCTATaagtaatagaaatatttacataaaaataaggaaaattatataaatatatttttgtaattagaaATATGTTAAACATTCACCTCTAATTTTAATATCCTCCCTATGCTTATCTGTTCCACCAACAAGAAGTAATAACAGAGCTTTTTTAACATCTTCGAGTCCATAAATTTCTGGAGCTATAGAACTAGCCAATTTCCCGTAGAAATCATCCTGACTTAACAAAGACAATTCCTCGTCTGTCAACATGGCGTTGCTATCATCGATGGTTTGCGAATTAGTGAGGCAAACAATTTGCTAAATCGTataaaacacacacacacacatacaatTATGATGTATActatcaaatataaacaaaaatactgcTAAAATTATCAACTCATACGTGGGCATCTATATATGTTTCATTCAAAAGAGCTGCACCAAGCCGAGCAGTGAAACCAGATTTTACGATAGGCAGAAAGATACCCGTAATAAGTACATGATCTCCTGGTAAACATTTTCTTGTCTTTTCACCCCTGCAATACACTGTTAAACTTCTTGGAATATGACCCACGGGAACTTGGTCGCTCTGAAATAATTgccgtaattgttattgacataatcattattataattctaattatcgaataaaataatcattaattattatatatcatttacgtgttcttgtatttttatttcttgaaatttcacaaattttgaTCCTCTTGTTTGCATATCTAATACACCAccagatttatttatacggCAATCGTCGCTCGGACACATTCGCAGTGGCATATACTTTAAAGATTGTACCTAAAAACCctaattataataatcttTCGTTTATTACTGTTAATATAGATGTTATTTTCTCACTGGTTGAAATGTTTCGGCACCGCATTGATCACACGTGTACGTAGCGACGACAAGCAAGGGCATCACGTCGCTACATTTTGTTACTATACCTCGTACTGTAACCAACTTTCCTATTTTATCTGCTTTTATATCTCGCACAGAATATTCCTTTGATGCATCAAAGTTCTTAAAGTATACTTCGCTAAAATGTACATGGAATTCTTAGTATGCGTGTAGGCATGTATGCATgaagataaaatagaaataaaatattaaaagtacaaGCGTCTCATAAGTTCTGGAGCGTATTTATTCCTTGGATTATGTTGATCGTGTCTATTACGACTTTCCATCAACAATCTGTGTTCGATATATATATCCAAGGCATCTTTTGGAGGAACAGGTCTTTCTTTAAGATCGGGCAACATCTCTTGAATAAGCTATAAGcattttatgataaatacaaatttatttctactttatATAATCGACTTGTAtgtcaaaatataatataacaaatatgtaCTCACATCTAAAAGTAAATTAACATATCTTCGAGTGTTATTTGCAATCGATTCTGCTAATTCGTCGTCAAATTGATGAACATCGTCTAATTCTATTGTGAGATCTACTTGTTCACGATGAGCTATATCGACGAGTtgctttctatattttaacattttttcaccAGTATCATCGTCTATTACCACAAACTCCGTCAAAAATGTCTTAAATAGTTCTAATAcgagatataaacattaaacgatacattaaaaatgtataaatctTAATATAAACATCAGTGGTTAATAACCATTGTAATGTATAGTAAATCTCACCTCTAGCTTTTGTATAATCTTTCGATATCTTTTGTGccattttttaccaatttaCTTTCACAACTATTCTAAACTTTAATTTAGACGGTCAATCTTTTTGAATAAATCGAAATACTATAATTCAACATCAGTCGTAACCGTTATGCCGTTATACATACTCGGAgattattttactatattcTTCCCGCCTAAACTGGCCTAAGCTAAATCGCAAAGTACCGTGGTAGTAATTGTAATTAGACCTGGCATAATACAACGTATCTACCATGCTACCAGCAGGCCATCTATTGGAGAATTCGAAACAACAAATACATGTGAATGcatattgcataaaattgtataaaatattattattctgtgGCTCTGTAAGGAGAAAACaccatatattaattttgcttATGACGCTAATAATCTTTCAGTCGTGGTCAGGTCAATTCTTGATTGGTCTTGAAAGTTAGAGTAGTTTTACTCTACTCACTCTGTGGTGTCTACATACTCTGTGGTTTTGCTATCAATCAcgtcattttatttacagaatttctCGTTATACAGagtataatattcttattgttagtttatttttatttaaaataaaatttgtaaacacatattttattaacattagtTACATAAGTTAGTTTATGTTtatgattattttcaaatgtattcgATCACGTGGTTGGTTAAATAGGTTATACATATTCGAACGAAGAATCAAGTCCAATCGAGTCTGTCATGTGTTTCGATTAATgttgcaaataatataaaaattaggaaaTGGGAAAAGCGAAAAAACTAAAAGTTTCCAA
This genomic interval carries:
- the LOC128880930 gene encoding DNA replication licensing factor Mcm7, with amino-acid sequence MAQKISKDYTKARELFKTFLTEFVVIDDDTGEKMLKYRKQLVDIAHREQVDLTIELDDVHQFDDELAESIANNTRRYVNLLLDLIQEMLPDLKERPVPPKDALDIYIEHRLLMESRNRHDQHNPRNKYAPELMRRFEVYFKNFDASKEYSVRDIKADKIGKLVTVRGIVTKCSDVMPLLVVATYTCDQCGAETFQPVQSLKYMPLRMCPSDDCRINKSGGVLDMQTRGSKFVKFQEIKIQEHSDQVPVGHIPRSLTVYCRGEKTRKCLPGDHVLITGIFLPIVKSGFTARLGAALLNETYIDAHQIVCLTNSQTIDDSNAMLTDEELSLLSQDDFYGKLASSIAPEIYGLEDVKKALLLLLVGGTDKHREDIKIRGNINICLMGDPGVAKSQLLSFITRLAPRSQYTTGRGSSGVGLTASVMKDPLTGQMMLEGGALVLADQGVCCIDEFDKMADADRTAIHEVMEQQTISIAKAGITTRLNARVSILAAANPAYGRYNPKRTVEQNIQLPAALLSRFDLLWLIQDRADRSNDLKLAKHITYVHQHGIQPPMESQALDMNLIRKYIILCKTKQPVIPEELTDHIVESYVEMRRTTRNSHDRTFTSARNLLALLRLSTALARLRLVNVVEKPDIDEANRLIEMSKHSINYSETLITNVNQNPMNRIFHLIRELAGEKKTVKVSDILERCTSKGFKPDQINDCIEEYEALNVWQVNQRRTQIIFI